From a region of the Malania oleifera isolate guangnan ecotype guangnan chromosome 12, ASM2987363v1, whole genome shotgun sequence genome:
- the LOC131144015 gene encoding transcription factor WER-like, translating to MEKEAAQVENNKQCFYKKGLWTPEEDRALLDYVTLHGRGHWNRISMITGLRRSGKSCRLRWVNYLSPNVKRGDFSEEEDDLIIRLHHLLGNRWSLIAGRVPGRTDNQIKNHWNTNLSKKLGIKKGIDRKMRSSNAMVQQEEDHKGLETQEHKAVHHLPLSLHSNNMSIISNLHNSANVAKVEANIDGVGIANIEEPMNNAIVNSNYHEETQILSLLEKDSYEPFEFYPCHLNLHSPGFLNFIEESPLHDDLLWH from the exons ATGGAAAAAGAAGCGGCGCAGGTGGAGAATAATAAGCAATGCTTTTATAAGAAAGGGCTGTGGACACCGGAGGAAGATAGGGCTCTGCTGGATTACGTTACCCTGCATGGCCGAGGTCATTGGAACCGCATTTCCATGATTACAG GGCTAAGGAGGAGCGGGAAGAGTTGCAGGCTGAGGTGGGTGAATTATCTAAGCCCCAACGTGAAGCGTGGAGATTTTTCAGAAGAAGAAGATGACCTCATTATCAGACTTCATCATCTCCTTGGTAATAG GTGGTCCCTAATAGCTGGAAGGGTGCCAGGACGAACTGACAATCAAATAAAGAACCATTGGAACACCAATTTGTCCAAGAAGCTTGGGATTAAAAAAGGAATTGATAGAAAAATGCGATCATCAAATGCAATGGTTCAACAAGAGGAAGATCACAAAGGACTAGAGACCCAAGAACACAAAGCAGTGCATCACCTCCCGCTATCATTGCATTCCAATAATATGTCTATCATTAGTAATCTTCACAATAGTGCTAACGTTGCAAAAGTTGAGGCCAACATTGATGGAGTAGGCATCGCCAATATTGAAGAGCCCATGAACAATGCTATTGTTAACTCTAATTATCATGAGGAGACACAAATACTGTCACTGCTGGAAAAGGATAGCTACGAACCCTTCGAATTTTACCCTTGCCACTTAAACCTTCATAGCCCAGGCttcttgaattttattgaagaAAGCCCTCTTCATGATGATCTCTTATGGCATTAG